In a genomic window of Thermoproteus tenax Kra 1:
- a CDS encoding archaellin/type IV pilin N-terminal domain-containing protein, translated as MRTRGIEPIVAAVLLIVLAVIGAVLLYLWFAGYVSGTTSQANQLSASERLSIEAANLTWTSGRGAYAYLYIRNIGGVNSTLSTAYLLLPGSSNPLCTTNTITVYAGLSTTAGPRQTPVIPVGQDNLVYISFGPGCTVTSGYTYVVKLVTQQGSQFAVTVTAS; from the coding sequence ATGAGGACGAGGGGTATCGAGCCAATAGTCGCCGCTGTGTTGTTGATAGTGTTGGCGGTCATTGGCGCTGTGTTGCTCTACCTCTGGTTCGCTGGATACGTCTCTGGGACTACCTCGCAGGCCAACCAGCTCTCGGCCTCAGAGAGGCTCAGCATAGAGGCCGCCAATCTAACTTGGACTTCAGGGAGGGGCGCCTACGCCTATCTCTATATCAGAAACATCGGCGGAGTCAACTCTACGCTGTCGACAGCCTATCTGCTCCTCCCCGGCTCCTCCAACCCGCTGTGCACTACGAACACAATTACGGTCTACGCCGGCCTCAGCACGACGGCGGGACCCAGACAGACGCCTGTTATACCGGTCGGTCAAGACAACTTGGTGTACATAAGCTTCGGGCCGGGCTGCACTGTGACCAGCGGCTACACCTACGTGGTCAAGCTTGTGACGCAGCAGGGCTCGCAGTTCGCGGTCACAGTGACCGCCAGCTGA
- a CDS encoding type II secretion system F family protein — translation MFRAKLEGQIPETLRALADSVAGGMDLRSAFEVVASLGLRPMADVARRILALTAVGGMTVEEALWQVAEGTGSANFKRFALIVAEAARSGAKLPEVLGTAARTFATVVEFRRDIESQLRPYVALYYALIVTFVVLADVLVYFLLPQLAQLASRVSGPGITPAVINREDAIVVLYFSALAQALIGGLIIGRIVYFSPSAGLVHAGIASGAAGLALLLPLWARF, via the coding sequence GTGTTCAGAGCCAAGCTGGAGGGACAGATCCCAGAGACCCTCCGGGCCCTCGCCGACTCGGTGGCCGGAGGCATGGACCTGAGGTCCGCCTTCGAGGTTGTGGCTTCGCTGGGCCTCAGGCCGATGGCCGACGTAGCGAGGAGGATCCTCGCCCTCACGGCCGTAGGGGGCATGACTGTGGAGGAGGCATTGTGGCAAGTGGCCGAGGGGACGGGCTCGGCGAACTTCAAGAGGTTCGCGTTGATAGTGGCGGAGGCCGCCCGCAGCGGCGCCAAGTTGCCCGAGGTTTTGGGGACTGCGGCGAGGACGTTCGCCACAGTCGTCGAGTTCAGACGCGACATTGAGTCCCAGCTGAGGCCCTACGTGGCCTTGTATTACGCACTGATAGTCACGTTCGTAGTCCTCGCCGATGTCCTCGTCTACTTCCTCCTGCCGCAGTTGGCCCAACTTGCCTCTAGAGTGTCAGGCCCAGGGATAACTCCAGCGGTGATAAACAGGGAGGACGCCATAGTCGTGCTCTACTTCTCAGCGCTTGCGCAAGCTCTGATCGGCGGGCTTATAATCGGGAGGATCGTCTACTTCTCGCCGTCCGCCGGGCTGGTGCACGCGGGCATCGCCTCGGGAGCGGCCGGGCTGGCTCTGCTTCTGCCCCTATGGGCGAGGTTCTGA